Genomic DNA from Salvia miltiorrhiza cultivar Shanhuang (shh) chromosome 1, IMPLAD_Smil_shh, whole genome shotgun sequence:
TCTAATTTGTGCATTTTTTGTTGTCTGTATCAGATTGCAATTATATGAGTTGGTTGAACTCAAGATTTCAGGAGACGGAAACTGTCAGGTTGATCATTTTTAATATCTCGCACCATCCTGTAGTCGATAATATATGGCGTGCTTTGAGTTAAGACATTGTTGTCTTCTCGTATGTCAAAATCAAATTGTTGTTGGTGGTATCTTCACGTATAATATTATTCTTGATTATAACTCTTGTTGCTAGTTATCTTATTAGGCTTCATAGTCTTCTCATAACCGTAGCAAGCCTTTCGTTTTCTTCTGCAGTTCCGTTCGTTATCTGATCAAATATATCGGACCTCAGAGTGTCACAAATTTGTAAGAGAACAAGTAGTCAACCAGGTTTGTTTGCCAATTTAATCAGAGTTGCGGTCCTTCCCTTGAAACCGTATTTACTATAACAGCCTTACTTATTATCTGCAAACTTTCAGCTGAAGTTACGACCGGACTTGTATGAAAATTATGTCCCAATGGCTTATGGTGATTACATAAAGAAAATGAGCAAGTAGAGTACCCTTCTGACCTAGTATACTCTAATTTTTCTGTTAGCTCGTATGCTGCCACATCTGTTGCCACTCGTTTAATCAACTTTGCATGATTGCAGGAACGGGGAATGGGGTGATCACGTCACATTGCAGGCTGCTGCAGATTGGGTATATGCTCATTTCTTTTGCTTCCATATGCAGTGTTCTTGCATCGTTCTATCCAAATAAAAGTGTAACCGTCATATTTTGTGGCAGTTTGGAATAAAAATGTTCGTCGTTACATCATTTAAGGATACATGCTACATCGAGATCCTTCCACAAACTGAACAGAAGTCTAATAGAAGTAAGCTCTGCTTCAGTTCTTTAACTTATATTTACACATTTCGTTTCGCTTCTCCCCCAACAAATTCAGCTAAACTTTACTCGTTTGCTAGGCCGTTGTATAAACAATGTGCTCCTGCATCATCTTTgacttatattatatatatcctCTGTTCTAAATGCAGCTATATTCTTGAGCTTCTGGGCTGAGGTCCACTATAACTCGATATATCCATTAGGAGGTAAATATTTACTCAACGCGCCTTGAAATTTAGTAGTTTTCTCTACCATCCATCACTGTTTAAAACACGTCTTGGAACGAGCAATGCCCTTATCGCCATCCATTTCTTGCCTGTAGAATTGCCTGAGATAGAGAGCAAGAAAAAGAAGCGATGGTGGTGGTGAATGGTGATCGTTTTTAGCATGCAGACACGCAGTCTTCGACTCCCCCTTCTTTAGCTGCTGCGTCTCTGCTTTAGCTGTGTATAGCAATTTTGATGGCACATTTGATTCTCTATTCTTTCATTGTTACTTGGTAGTGTAGATATGTATCATCATTTTAGATTGTAATTAGATTTTTAGGAATCCTTTTTCTCTTGATTGAGGTTTCCATCTGTATAGAAATAAATCTTCACGCAGATATGCGTGTTTGTCTCATTTTCTTATTTCATCATTATATCTCACATGTAGATATTGAATATATAAGTGGACTTTATGATAAAGTGAAATATGAAATGAAATATTGAAGGCTTGTAGGTTGTTATGTTGTTATTAAAAGATTTCTCGATCTAAAAAATATAGTGGAAAATAAACCTACatttttttaaggaaaatgtaATTCTATTAAACTACTCACCCTTACTATGATAgttttattcaaataaaataaacttacaaaaaaaaaaaaatctaaaaggTGGTGAAAAACATATTTACTGAAGAAGACTGCAAAAATTCCTCATAAGAAAAAGTGCCTCTATCTAAATAATGTGACTCTATCACACTACACATAAAATTATCAACAAAATGTACACCATCAAAAACAGCTTATTATCGGCTCGATCATGAGCAAAACAAACCTATacacaatcaagaaacaaaaAATGCAGGCTTATTATGGAGCTCCACGTATAGCAGAAACCTACGTTACACTACCTCGTTCCTCCCGACTAGAAAGCCTCGTTCGGACCGTGCTCAAACCCGGTCCTCGTATGTACAAAGCTCAGTTGTTCTGCTTGGATGATGAGGAGTGCCCAATGTGCCTTTCTGCAgtaaatgacattttttttGAAACTGTTGTTAGAGTTTGAATGATTTTGAGATGGAGAGGTGATGCAGCGAAAGGGTTATGTTTAGGTTTACCTCCGGCTGCAACAAGCTTTTCTACGCGTGATACAATGTGCTTGCCGTAAGTGTACCTCTTGAGTGCACTCAAGTGGACCTTGATGCGGGAGAGGATGAGTTCGCGACTCTTGTCATCGCATGTCTCAAGCACCTTCTGCACGACGTAGTTTCCGAAGGGATCTTTCATCATAGCCTGAAAATTTGTAGTTTCAAAGAAGATTAGACAGACGAATTCAACAACCAAAAATTGCCTCCATATGAGGAACTTAGGCTAGTTACAGAAAGCATGGCTACCTGCAACGGCTCGTTCTCTTCTGTTGAACCGAGTATCTCGTTCACCAAGAGCTTCCGCTCCTCCGGGCCACCAAAAGTCAAGCATTTCTCAACGACGTTAGAGGCGAATTTCTGCTGACTCATCTTCACGATTTGTCCGGCCAGCTTGCTGATTATTGTAGCCCGTTCGTGGGGCTTACCGTGCTCCACGACATGCTGCAGAAACGGAAATTTGAACGAAGCCATTGCTTAAAATTAAGCCGGCTCGCAAAGGCGATAGGGCAGGTAGTTTTTTCGAGTACCTGAATGACATAGTTTCCGTATTGATCTTGAGCTAGCTTACAGACGGAGCTCATTATTTCATCCATGATCTTCTGTTGAGTCTTTGGATCATCGCAGTGCTCGAGAACTCTCTGCTACCCGTCGAAAaagaagtgtgtgtgtgtgtgtaagcCGATTTCCCTGAGAAATGAGACGAAGCAGAGATCGAACGAACGTGTTCTAACCTGAATCACTCGACAGCCGTAAGGGTGCGTGGACAGAGTCACGACTTGCCCCAAGAACGACGAAATTATGAAACGAATGCGATCTTGAGGGATGCACTCGATGCACTTTTGTATTACGTGGTTGCCATTTTGATCATGAACGCATTTCATCACCGAACCATCGAGCTCGGCTGCCATCTTTGCGCCCGTGTCGATATCAACCACTTCCAATGCCTATGATAAAAATGCATAACTTAAAACAGagggaaaaaaggaaaaaacactTCAACACAATCGGGGTATAAATCACTTTCTAGACCAAGGTATGCACGTTTTCTAAAAATGTCTCACACTTTCGGAATGAAGATTATAGAATCCAATAAATTGACTTTGTTTTCAAATATAGGACGGGCCCACTTTTCCGGTTTCAAGAAGTCGGGTTGGCAACCGGAAATCTGCATAAAGGATTAACTTCTAGTGGGTTGACTTCCACGTATATTTCCGATTGCCAACACGACTTCAAGTGGGGTCCGATCTATGTTGAAAAGTGTTGGATACTTATGATAAAACACGCACACTTTGGGCTAGaaaatgatatttaccctaatcATCGTGACATTCTTGGTATAAAACGATTCTATTTGAGAATAATTTTCTCATCCACCTACATAAAATTGAAGTCCACTGCAATGTTTTGTAACAAAATGGATCCTTCATTTCCTTCCTACTTATTTATGTTATCTCATTTATCCATTTCAAGATGaagagtatatatatatcttgcATTTCATATGCTCATACATGCTAAATTAGATGCCTACCACCATAACGCGATATAGAGAGACAAAGCTGAAGAAACGAACCTTCTGTATAACTCGGCAGCCATACATCTGCAGAGTGAGAGGCAATACATGACCAATGAGATGCCTCGCCAACTCTTTCCGATGACCTTCAATCCCGTGCTCAAAGAACTGTAGTTCAAGCAAACTGATCATCACACTATTAAATCATTTTGATTAGTGTTTCATGTGAATTATTACCTTTTGTACGACGTAATTCCCAAAAACATCGATCATTAAACCAAGAGCATTAGGAAGGATTTCTGCAAGTATCTTTGTCTTTTCTTCGACTGTAGCTGTCTCCAGCTTCTGCTGAATGAAGCGACTCCCAAACTGATCCGTACTGAATAGACAACGACGTAGAGATCAAACCATGAGCCTAGAATAATGTCTTAATTGAAGGTCAAGCTAAAACTGTTACAAGTAACAGCTGGAGCTCGTTCGTACCTGAACTCAACGACATGACCAAGAATGTCTGAGAGCTCCAACGACTTCATCTTGTTGTTTTTAAGCATCTCCAGCAAGGACTCAAATCTTCCTTTGGCTTTGCTTCCACTCTGTGGATGCAAGGAACCGGTGCTTTCCCCCTTGAGACTCTCCAAAGACGGCTGCATTTGAGCACATTTCTCGTTCGGGATCATAGAACTCCTTGAACCATCTCGTGAACTCAACAACGGGTTGCCTTGAAAAGAAGCAACATAGGGACTAAATCCAGGATTTCCGTGGTACTGATGATGATTAACGGTACCGGGCTTCTGTAACATCTGTGACTGATACTGCTGTGCCTGTTGCAGAAGCAACACCTCGAGATAAGCTTTCTCCAAAGACTGAAAATTATCATGGCCATGGGAGCCAACAAAGTGTAGTCCTTGAGAAGAATTTCCAGCAGCACGAGCCGAATCTTTCCCATGATTCGACATTTTCTGAATGTACTGAACTTGATGTGGATCCATGACGGGGATATGGAACCCCGGCGGGTAGTTAGGTCTCAAGATTTGCCCATCTCCATTGCCACCAGCCATGAGTGAACCTATAGAAATGCTTGAACCCGTTTTTTCAATTCTATCATGAACTATATCGACTTTAAGCAAATAATCTGCAGACTACATGGAACCATTCAAAGGATAAATTCTCCGATACCTAAAAGTTGAGAGGGATCTTCGTGAATTCGACGTGGAAACACATATGTAAAAAATGAATCTTTAACATGCTATGTCAGCTCAATTTTTCAACTTAAAATTTTGAGTctcaaaacgacatcgttttgaaCTTACGCGGCACTAAAAGAATTTCATCTTTACACATGTATTTCATGTCAGCTACATCCAATTCACGACGATCCTACTCACCTGTCACATACCAAAAGATTTGTCTAGTTTCCTGCAGCTTGGGTATTAATTGGTCGAAGTCGACAGTTCAGGATAGAATTGAAAAGAAATGGTTAATAGTTTAGGATATATTCGAGTATTTTCTGTCAAGATATAACAACATATATGATCAAAGATTGTTACCTATTATCCCATCATGTTTCTGCTCAACTGCATATGCACCATTCCTCTGATTAGGAAAATTATTGCTCTGCATTTGATTCTTTAGATCTTCCAGCCTTGCAAAATCAGATAGGCTGTGCTGATGTTGAGACTGGAGATTAGTAGTCGAAGACGTCCTTCTCGGAAAACCTACACGCTCGTTCCCCGTTGGTTTCGAAACACTAGTCCCCCTGGTTAGTCCATTACTCCTTGCTAAATTCACATAGTTCATGTTACTGACCATGTTTTCGACTCTAGCATTGTCGCTAtaatgctgctgctgctgctgccctGTCGGATTTGTCCCCATCTGCAGTGAAGACTGTGAACTACTCTCAGCAGGAAGCTGGCCTCTGGACATGGACATATTCAATCCAGAGAGAGAAGAGGCGATGTCAGCTATCTCGAAGATGCCAGACGAAGGAACCAGCGATGCAGAGCTCAGGTTTTCGACAAGATGAACTCCATTGCCAAGCGCCACAAGAGCAGAAACCGGGGGCCTGCTGCTAGTTAAGGATGACACGTTCACACAAGATGCCAAGGAGCTCGGATTGCTGCGAGTGTTGGATAAGCCTGTAAGAGTTTTTTCGGGGTGTAAGGCTTCAAATGGTTCTGCTGCATTAGAATTGGGTAAAGTATCTGCAACATCAGCAACCGAACTCTGGCTAGCAGGGCGCGAGAGATGCGATTTCGTAGGCTGGCCACACCCTTCCTGGACAAAGCCAAAAATAAACTCATAAAGATATGATTTTTCTATGTTAGTACACATAGAGAAAATTCAACATGGCATTTGAAGGCTACCAAACAGAAACTCTAGATTTGCAATATTTTCACTACTCATCTATAATCAAAGAATTCTATGCAGAAGGATTCTTTGgaaaattatttgaaatattaaGAATATTCTATTCTGTAACACCATAAGCTTTTAAATCATGTTGTTATCAAGTGTTCGGCCGTACATAGCCAACTGAGAGATGAGAATGGTCATTGAATAGATTAACTACATGTGTGGATAGGTGAAGAATAGTTTAGAAAGAAAAGTCTAAAGAACTAATCACAATCATCAAATAATCAACTGACAATGGATTAGTAT
This window encodes:
- the LOC131005748 gene encoding pumilio homolog 4-like → MMRGSSSNEKLDINASLESELEALLLHQQRNRGLIVERERSLEINRSGSAPPSVEGALLAAGSLLRHPNFVKLDAAGGSSSGSVDSIGVLTEEEIRSHPAYLEYYYSHQNFNPRLPPPLLSKEDWRVAQRVRAAGRNVVDNGGGSGVLLYSMPVGLSVKKAEDEMIELRKAALRNMSRKNSTESLDKGMMGASSSGMGVRRKSFADILQEGCGQPTKSHLSRPASQSSVADVADTLPNSNAAEPFEALHPEKTLTGLSNTRSNPSSLASCVNVSSLTSSRPPVSALVALGNGVHLVENLSSASLVPSSGIFEIADIASSLSGLNMSMSRGQLPAESSSQSSLQMGTNPTGQQQQQHYSDNARVENMVSNMNYVNLARSNGLTRGTSVSKPTGNERVGFPRRTSSTTNLQSQHQHSLSDFARLEDLKNQMQSNNFPNQRNGAYAVEQKHDGIIGSLMAGGNGDGQILRPNYPPGFHIPVMDPHQVQYIQKMSNHGKDSARAAGNSSQGLHFVGSHGHDNFQSLEKAYLEVLLLQQAQQYQSQMLQKPGTVNHHQYHGNPGFSPYVASFQGNPLLSSRDGSRSSMIPNEKCAQMQPSLESLKGESTGSLHPQSGSKAKGRFESLLEMLKNNKMKSLELSDILGHVVEFSTDQFGSRFIQQKLETATVEEKTKILAEILPNALGLMIDVFGNYVVQKFFEHGIEGHRKELARHLIGHVLPLTLQMYGCRVIQKALEVVDIDTGAKMAAELDGSVMKCVHDQNGNHVIQKCIECIPQDRIRFIISSFLGQVVTLSTHPYGCRVIQRVLEHCDDPKTQQKIMDEIMSSVCKLAQDQYGNYVIQHVVEHGKPHERATIISKLAGQIVKMSQQKFASNVVEKCLTFGGPEERKLLVNEILGSTEENEPLQAMMKDPFGNYVVQKVLETCDDKSRELILSRIKVHLSALKRYTYGKHIVSRVEKLVAAGERHIGHSSSSKQNN